Proteins encoded within one genomic window of Actinoplanes octamycinicus:
- a CDS encoding histidine kinase dimerization/phospho-acceptor domain-containing protein, whose product MQLVHVNGWRLSPIPSVDGGDGCYRLCRDRIWVHDCPAAQLADLLTGHGVTFDDFAAAHVDCCVMVDPSTRIACLRPAEPVDGQGHLPLCGLCRQSLAAMYGFPRPRNLPAPAEALPHLSALWHGLGTEQHRHELSHHIRHPIAKILGWAEILRDDDTLDPQQVRQLQVIYRSARDLQQILDHVASPL is encoded by the coding sequence ATGCAGCTGGTCCATGTCAACGGCTGGCGGCTGTCGCCGATCCCATCGGTCGACGGCGGGGACGGCTGTTACCGGCTGTGCCGGGACCGTATCTGGGTACACGACTGCCCGGCTGCGCAACTCGCCGATCTGCTGACCGGCCACGGGGTCACTTTCGACGACTTCGCGGCGGCCCACGTCGACTGCTGCGTCATGGTCGACCCGAGTACCCGTATCGCATGTCTGCGCCCGGCCGAGCCCGTCGACGGGCAGGGCCACCTGCCGCTGTGCGGCCTGTGCCGGCAGTCGCTGGCCGCGATGTACGGGTTTCCCCGCCCCCGGAACCTGCCGGCGCCAGCGGAGGCCCTGCCGCACCTCAGCGCTCTGTGGCACGGTCTGGGCACCGAACAGCACCGGCATGAGCTGTCACACCACATCCGCCACCCGATAGCCAAGATCCTCGGCTGGGCGGAAATCCTGCGCGACGACGACACCCTAGACCCGCAGCAAGTGCGTCAGCTGCAGGTCATCTACCGATCCGCCCGGGACTTGCAGCAAATCCTCGACCACGTGGCTTCACCTCTGTGA